In Leptodactylus fuscus isolate aLepFus1 chromosome 2, aLepFus1.hap2, whole genome shotgun sequence, one genomic interval encodes:
- the LOC142195623 gene encoding tubulin alpha-1A chain, whose amino-acid sequence MRECISIHVGQAGVQIGNACWELYCLEHGIQPDGQMPSDKTIGGGDDSFNTFFSETGAGKHVPRAVFVDLEPTVIDEVRTGTYRQLFHPEQLITGKEDAANNYARGHYTIGKEIIDLVLDRIRKLADQCTGLQGFLVFHSFGGGTGSGFTSLLMERLSVDYGKKSKLEFSIYPAPQVSTAVVEPYNSILTTHTTLEHSDCAFMVDNEAIYDICRRNLDIERPTYTNLNRLIGQIVSSITASLRFDGALNVDLTEFQTNLVPYPRIHFPLATYAPVISAEKAYHEQLSVAEITNACFEPANQMVKCDPRHGKYMACCLLYRGDVVPKDVNAAIATIKTKRTIQFVDWCPTGFKVGINYQPPTVVPGGDLAKVQRAVCMLSNTTAIAEAWARLDHKFDLMYAKRAFVHWYVGEGMEEGEFSEAREDMAALEKDYEEVGVDSVEGEGEEEGEEY is encoded by the exons ATG CGTGAGTGCATCTCCATACACGTTGGTCAGGCTGGTGTGCAGATTGGTAATGCCTGCTGGGAGCTGTACTGCCTGGAACATGGCATCCAGCCTGATGGACAGATGCCCAGTGACAAGACCATTGGAGGAGGGGATGATTCCTTCAACACTTTCTTCAGCGAGACTGGAGCTGGCAAACATGTCCCCAGAGCTGTGTTTGTGGATCTGGAGCCAACAGTCATCG ATGAGGTCCGTACTGGTACATATCGCCAGCTGTTCCACCCAGAACAACTGATCACTGGAAAAGAAGATGCTGCCAACAACTATGCCCGTGGTCACTACACTATTGGCAAGGAAATCATTGATCTGGTGCTGGACAGAATCCGTAAATTG GCTGACCAGTGCACAGGTCTTCAGGGTTTCCTGGTCTTCCACAGCTTTGGTGGTGGCACTGGTTCTGGCTTCACCTCTCTGCTGATGGAACGTCTCTCTGTCGATTATGGAAAGAAGTCCAAGCTGGAATTCTCCATCTACCCAGCTCCCCAAGTGTCCACTGCTGTTGTTGAGCCCTACAACTCCATCCTTACCACACACACCACCCTTGAGCACTCTGACTGTGCTTTCATGGTAGACAATGAGGCCATCTATGACATCTGCCGTAGAAACCTAGATATTGAGCGCCCAACTTACACCAATCTGAACAGGCTGATAGGTCAgatagtgtcctctattactgCTTCTCTTAGATTTGATGGAGCCCTGAATGTAGATCTGACAGAGTTCCAGACTAACTTGGTGCCCTATCCTCGTATACATTTCCCTCTTGCCACCTATGCCCCAGTAATCTCTGCAGAGAAAGCCTACCATGAGCAGCTTTCCGTGGCTGAGATCACAAACGCTTGCTTTGAGCCAGCCAACCAGATGGTGAAATGTGACCCACGTCACGGTAAATACATGGCTTGCTGCCTGTTGTACCGTGGTGATGTGGTGCCCAAAGATGTTAATGCAGCTATTGCCACCATCAAGACCAAGCGTACCATCCAGTTTGTGGACTGGTGCCCAACTGGTTTTAAGGTTGGTATTAACTATCAGCCACCAACTGTGGTTCCAGGTGGGGATCTGGCCAAGGTACAGCGTGCTGTGTGTATGCTGAGCAACACCACTGCTATTGCAGAGGCCTGGGCTAGACTGGACCACAAGTTTGACCTTATGTATGCCAAGCGTGCCTTTGTGCACTGGTACGTAGGTGAAGGTATGGAGGAGGGAGAGTTCTCTGAGGCCCGTGAGGACATGGCTGCCCTGGAGAAGGATTATGAGGAAGTTGGTGTAGACTCTGTAGAGGGAGAGGGCgaggaggaaggagaagaatactaA